The genomic DNA GTATAGCACGCCGTCCATACAGCGACAACGCTCTGGGCTTTCAGGAGGTCTTGATGTGGAGGATGAGGGGCACCTGCAGCCAGGGCCAGCGGGGCAGGGGCTGGAGGGCGAGGCTCCGGCCACCCAGGCTCTCCCGGAGGGAGCGAGCCACCCAGGCTTCTCCCTGCTCGCCCCACATGGCCGCCGACCGGCGGATGTCGATGGTGTCCAGGCTGGTCTTCAGCTCCTCGCTGACCACCCGTTCGATCTGGCTGCGCACGCTGGCCAGGGAGCCGGAAGGCAGGCGGATGTCCACACCGTAAATGGAAAAGCGGGCGGCACCCAGCTTGGCCGCCAGCTGGCCGGCCACCCGCGAGGGCACTTGGGCTTTGATGTCCTCCAGAACCACCGGCAGCAGGGTCGTTACCTGGCTTTCTATTTCCCGGCGGGTGGCCTCGGTGACCTGGCCCAGATCCACCACGACGGTCAGGCCGCCGCTGCTGTAAACGCCCAGGGCGATGACCGTGATGCACAGGCCTATGCCCGCCAGCAGCCCGCCGGCGAAGGCAAGCCAAATCCGCCGGTTCAGCACGTGCGCTGCCACCTTTCCCTGCTCCGGGAGCAGTCCGCCAATAGTATAGAAAGGGGCCGGCGGGTTATTCCTGGACCTGTTCAAATGAGGATGTCCAAATTGTGTCCCTTGCCGTCGGGGGCGCCGGATGAACCCTGACCCTTGCCCCCGCCGGCGGGCCGGCCCTCCTTGCCCTCTGCCTTGGCCCGCTTACCGGGGGCCGATTGCCCTTCCTGCTCCCGGCGATCCTTTTCCTTGGCGCCGCTCCGGTCCACGGGGCCCACGGGGCCGGCAGGCCACCGCCGGGGTATGCCCCCCGCCTTCATGGGCCATCCTTCCCCGCCTGCATATGGGCCCGCAGCCGCATGATGGCCCGGGTGTGGATCTGGGAGATGCGGGAAGCCGACAGTTCCAGGATTTCGGCGATTTCCTTCACCGTGAGCCCTTCATAGTAATAGAGGCTGATGATCAACTGGTCCCGTTCGGGCAGGGCGGCGATGGCCGCCGCCAGCCGGTCCTTGGCCTCCGACAGCTGCACGGCGGCCAGGGGGTCGGGCGATTCGGGGTCGGCCAGGAGATCCCGCAGGGAGATGCTCCCGTCGCCGTCGTCGCCGGAGCCCAGCACGTCCTCCAAGGAGAGCACGGTAGTGGAGCTGAGCCGCTGGGAAAGCTCACTGTACTCCTCCTGGCTCATGCCCAGGGATTGGGCCACCTGCTCGTCGGTGGGCGGCCGGCCGTCCTGGTGGTACAACTGCCAGTAGGCCGCCTCCACCTCCTTGGCCTGCTTGCGCAGGGACTGGGGCACCCAGTCCATGGCCCGCAGGCCGTCCAGGACGGCTCCCTTGATGCGGGTGTAGGCGTAAGTTTCAAACTTCACGCCCCGCCGGTAGTCGAACTTCTCGATGGCGTCCAGCAGGCCGAAAACGCCGTAGCTGATCAAGTCGTCCAACTCCACCATGGGGGGCAGGTGCACCACCATGCGGCTGGCGATGTACTTGACCAGGTGCAGGTGGCGGCTGATCAGCTCCTGCCGGGCCGCCTCGTCCTGCTTGTGCTTGTAGTTGAGCCAAAGCTGCTCCAGGGACGGGCCGGCCTCCACGGCCACCGCGCCGCCTCCGGGAGAAGCAGGCTGCTGCGCTCCCATCCCGGTCACCTCCTCCATCCCTGCTCTCTTTGCCGTTGGCGTACTTGACAGGCGAACAGGAACCTGACCAGCCGGTCCTGTTCCCGCGGATCCAGATCGACAAAACGGATGCCCCAGCCTTGCAAAATCTTGATGCCCACCACCCGTTCGGGCCGGCGGCGGACCACCTGGCCCGCCACCACCAGGGGGGCGTTATCCAAAGGAATCTTCAGCTCCACTTGATCGCCCACGCTCAAGGAAAGGTCGGTGAGCAGGGCCACGCCGCCACCGCCCAGGTCCAAGGTGCGGGCGGTGAACCACTGCTCCTGGGCGGGCGGCGCTTCCTCCGCCTGGTTCTCGAGGGACGGCCGCAGGCGGATGTCGACGGGCAGGTTCACTTCCACCCGCAGCAATTCCCGGCGTTGCAGGCGGTTGACTTCCTCCCGGTGGAGCCAGACCAGGCCCGGCTCCCCCAGGTCCACCCTGGCCACGGTGCCCTTGATCTCGTAGGCGGAATCCGGGGCCACATACCGGAGCTTGTAGCCCACCCCGGGACGAACCGGGAAATAGTGGGTCTTGGACATAGGCCGGGCCACGGCGATGACGTCATCGTCTATTTCCTGCACCAAGGTTACGAAGGTGCGGCGCTCATACAGGGTGCTGGGCAGCTGCAGCTCCAGCAGCACCTGCTGGTT from Sphingobacteriaceae bacterium includes the following:
- a CDS encoding flagellar brake protein, encoding MLFDPPRFIGGLLGAWLPFVQGEGDGLGEAAAGKPPPMPAINQQVLLELQLPSTLYERRTFVTLVQEIDDDVIAVARPMSKTHYFPVRPGVGYKLRYVAPDSAYEIKGTVARVDLGEPGLVWLHREEVNRLQRRELLRVEVNLPVDIRLRPSLENQAEEAPPAQEQWFTARTLDLGGGGVALLTDLSLSVGDQVELKIPLDNAPLVVAGQVVRRRPERVVGIKILQGWGIRFVDLDPREQDRLVRFLFACQVRQRQREQGWRR
- a CDS encoding FliA/WhiG family RNA polymerase sigma factor — protein: MGAQQPASPGGGAVAVEAGPSLEQLWLNYKHKQDEAARQELISRHLHLVKYIASRMVVHLPPMVELDDLISYGVFGLLDAIEKFDYRRGVKFETYAYTRIKGAVLDGLRAMDWVPQSLRKQAKEVEAAYWQLYHQDGRPPTDEQVAQSLGMSQEEYSELSQRLSSTTVLSLEDVLGSGDDGDGSISLRDLLADPESPDPLAAVQLSEAKDRLAAAIAALPERDQLIISLYYYEGLTVKEIAEILELSASRISQIHTRAIMRLRAHMQAGKDGP